One Parashewanella spongiae genomic window, AAGCTCTGGTGTATCTCTATAGCACTTATGAAAATAAGCTTCAATTTCAGCAAGTAATTTACCTTGATTCTTTTTCACTTGAAGAACGTAATCACCTTTTCCCTCACGTATTAAGGCTGTAGTTTCTTTCTGGCAGTGCATGGCGTCAGCGGTAATAACTGCATTTTCAATGTCCATGTGTTTTAGCATGGATTGCATTACAGGGATTTCGTTCGTTTTAGTCGACGTTTCTTTTTGACGTATTATCAGTCCATTATCCACAACCATTGCCGTCATTAGTTGAAGCGCTGCTACGTTATCCCCGTGCTTAGAACCACAAGCCACTTTACCATCAAAGCTGATATGCTCTTTACCATCTCGTTCCCGTAATGTGTTGGAAAAGTTAATAAAGCAAGACATCATACTTTCGGCTTTAACACCTCTAATTATTCTTCCAATTGAATGTCTTGTCGGGATACCGTTACTAAATGGACGGTATTGTCTTAACCAATCTAATTGAGCTTCCCCAAAAATGTTGATGGCTTTCCACCCTGTCGCACCGCAAAGCACTGCGGCAATAGTAAGAAAAATAATATCCGCTAAATCATACTCTTTATTGGCTTCTACACGATGGTCTTCAATTTGCTCAATCTCTTTCATTACGTCCATAATCAGGCTCAAATCAGTATTCATTTGTCGATCTGATCATCGTTATAGAGGAAAGTTCAAAATTTCTTTAATTATTTTTTTCAAGACCTAAAGCGCGATCCCGCCCTGAAGCAAACCTACACACAAGAGCAACTGGACTGGATAACACAGCAATTAAGTGATGAAGGTCTGAAGCTAAATCAAAGTAAAACCCACTGTGTGGATATGGGAAAGCTGATGAATGAGTTTGATTTCCTCGGTTTTAACTTTCAACGGATCACAGGCCTCATCAAAGGCACCAGTTACATCAAGATACAGGCGTCTAAGAAGAGCCAAACAAAGCTGAAAAATAAAATCAGAGACATAGTGAAACACCGAACCTCAAATACACTTGGCGTACTGATAAATAAGGTTAATCAAGTTCTGAGGGGATGGAAACACTATTTTGGTGGGATAGGTTATCCCAGAGGTGTATTTTTCAGAATAAATGGATTTGTAGTAAACCGGTTCTATCGCTGGCATCGTCGCTTAAGTCAACGTCGAAGCAAGTATCTATCACGAGGTGCTTACGAAAAATTACGCCAAGCTGGTCTTGAGTATTTACCCACGACAAGATGATAAGCAAAGTGAAGGGGCTGAGAGAAGTGTAACAACAGAGCCGTGTGAGGGAAAACCTCATGCACGGAATCGAAGAGGGGCTGCTGGATAAGCGATAGCGAAGCCAGTAGCCTACTCTACTTGAACGCCAGCTTTGTATGGCAGTCGTAGGGAATATAAGTACCTGTCGATAAGTTCTTTGATAATTATTGTGTTCAGGTTTAGTGCTATACAAGACGCAATGTAGGGCGCATAGCCGTAGCTATTTAACCGAAGTTGCAACACAGTAGAGTGGTGAAACTAGGCACTAGAAAATCTTAAGAAACTTATGGTCAGGTACTTAGTATTTCGAACATGCGCCTTGTACTGAAAACCTTTATCTCTTGCTGAGTGAGAGATTAATTACTGTATTTGACATTACTATCAATTGCTTATGAATACTTGGGTGTGAGGGTAATATTGTGACTAAGTTGATCCGCCGTTTACTATTCTGAAACATCGACACTAAGCCATTTCTCATAGTTTCCACTGAAAACACTTTCATCGTACACCGTATCGTCTTCTTCGGTGGTTACAGGATGGTATAAGTTATCGAGTACATCTAATGATGGAGGGGAAACATCAGAGGACAGTGCTTGTTTAATAGCGCTTTCTGTAATGTTGTCCGCTTGTACATCAAGTTTTTTTGCTAATTCAATGCAGGTATAAGCAGCATAACGGCTGCAATTCGTGGTATCAAACAAACCTTGAAATCGTGTGCTCACCGATTTAATAACGCCATAAAAATTAAATCTGTCGGAATCAATAATAAGCATTGTTTCTGGCGTCACTATGCCTAAGACAGTATGAGCATTGGTTAAACAACCTCTTTCATTTACCCCAAGCGGAAATAATATGGTTTTATTAGGGTGCTTTTTTCTTAGCGCTTGAACTAGTGTAGGCATTCCTCGCTTAACTTCTGCTAAGGATTGTGTACAGCTTTTATCGACCAATACGGCTGAGTTTGTTTGAAACTGATGTTTACTAAGTTGTGAAGCAATCATGTCATCGGCTTCACTTAATTGAGTCACATGATGACGAGTATGATCTGTGCTAGCAGTGATTTTGTTTTGCCACCAATTAATAAAAGAGCCAACATGAGGTTGTTCGGGACTAAAATGTGAAGAAAGTGATAGAGCGTCAAAACTGGTGTGTAGTGAAACACTATCGATTTCAGTAGATAACTCTTTGTTCGAACTTGAAGTTTGTTGCTCACTTATCGCGTATGATTTACTGGTTTTTACGCCTTCGATAGACAGCGCAGGCTCTGAAATTATTTTATAATCGTCAAATGAAAATTGGTAATTTTGGTTATTTTTTTCATGCCAATTTTTGGCAAAATGAAAGGCCGCGAGCTGAACTCTGAAGGGTCTTTTTTTTTCACTGTAAATTTCAGTAAGTCGATGCTTACCATTTTCGTTTGTTACTTGATATTCAAAATTGCCTAGTACCTTATTGGTACCTTCTTCTCGTTCATAACACCTAACGTAAGCTTTTGATAATTTACCTGCTTCTACGGTATTAATTTTCCCGTCAACATTGGTAATTTCATCAGGGTAAAAAACACTGTATTTGATTTGCTCGACAGACATGCTCAGGACCTACAATAATTTAATGCATATAATTTAATGAGTTAGGCGCACAATATAAGTAAGTATGGTTTATTAATCGAGCCGATTAGATTAAATTTTATTAAAGAGAGCAGGCGGTGGCATAAAAAAACCAGTCAAATGACTGGTTTTTTGTGTGAATTGAGCACGCGTTATTAGGATTTAGCGCGTTTCATGGCCGTAAAGAATTCATCATTGGTTTTGGTTAAAGCCAGCTTGTCGATTAAGAACTCCATTGCGCCTACTTCATCCATTGGATTAAGGATCTTACGCAAAATCCACATCTTCTGAAGTTCGTCGGGTGTGGTTAACTTTTCTTCACGACGAGTACCTGAGCGATTAAAGTCAATCGCTGGGAAGACACGTCTTTCAGCTGCTTTGCGAGAAAGATGCAACTCTTGGTTACCGGTACCTTTAAATTCTTCGTAGATGACTTCATCCATTTTAGAACCAGTATCCACTAAGGCGGTCGCGATAATTGTTAAGCTGCCACCGAATTCGATGTTACGAGCGGCACCAAAGAAACGCTTTGGACGATGTAGAGCGTTAGCATCAACACCACCGGTAAGTACTTTACCCGATGAAGGGATCACAGTGTTGTAAGCGCGCGCTAAACGAGTGATAGAATCTAACAAAATGACAACGTCTTTTTTGTGTTCAACTAAACGCTTGGCTTTTTCAATGACCATTTCAGCCACTTGAACGTGACGGCTAGCAGGCTCATCAAAGGTTGAAGCAATCACTTCACCTTTAACCAAACGTTGCATTTCGGTCACTTCTTCAGGACGTTCGTCAATGAGCAATACCATCAACAATACATCGGGATTATTATGAGTGATCGACTGAGCTATATTCTGTAGTAGTAAGGTCTTACCCGCTTTTGGCGGTGCAACGATCAAACCACGCTGGCCTTTACCTATTGGCGAACACAAATCTAAAATTCGTGCGGTAATGTCTTCCGTTGAACCATTACCACGCTCCATGCGGATACGTTCATCAGCGTGAAGCGGTGTTAGGTTTTCAAATAAGATTTTGCTACGAGAATTTTCTGGTTTGTCGAAATTAACTTCGTTGACTTTCAATAATGCAAAGTAACGCTCACCTTCTTTCGGAGGGCGTATCTTACCAAAAATGGTATCACCAGTACGCATGTTAAAGCGGCGTATTTGGCTTGGCGATACATAGATGTCATCTGGACCTGCGAGATAGGAGCCGCCAGCACTTCGTAGGAAGCCGAAACCATCCTGGAGAATTTCTAATACACCACCGCCGAAGATGTCTTCGCCGCTTTTTGCGTGTGCTTTTAGAATGGCGAAAATGATGTCCTGCTTACGTGCACGGGCCATATTTTCTAGTTTCATACTTTCAGCTAGTTCGACTAGCTTGGATATGGGGGTCTCTTTAAGTTCTGATAAATTCATGTTGGGGGTCTTGTTTTGCGTGACAAAATCTACTGATGTTATGACAGTAATGTTTTGTTATCCAGGATTATGGTTCAGTGAGTGAGAATTGAATATTTCGATGTTATTTGTATAACAAACTAGCACTAAGTAAGGAGTTCGTCCAGAAATTTAGAAAAACTTGACACAATTAATCGATATTTGTGCCAAGTTTCATGTTTTTTGTGTTGATTTCGAGGCTGAACTTACAGTTGAGCGTCGACAAATTCTTTTAATTGAGTTTTAGACAATGCGCCAACTTTAGTTGCTGCAAGTTCACCATTCTTGAAAATAAGCAATGTAGGAATGCCACGTACGCCATATTTAGCAGGAGATTGGTTATTTTGATCAACATTTAACTTGGTTACCGTTAGTTTACCGGCGTATTCTTCAGCGATATCGTCAAGAATTGGAGCAATCATTTTACAAGGACCACACCACTCTGCCCAGAAGTCTACTAATACAAGACCTTCAGCTTTTAATACGTCGTTTTCAAAGCTGTCGTCGCTTAGGTAAATAATTTTATCACTCATGAAGTTCTCCAGTTCGGTTGCCATTGCTGGTTTGTTAACGGCTTAACCTGTATATTGGGATACGTACTTGTACTTTCAAGTCCGAATACTGCTAAATGTCAGCTTTTTATGCCTTGTAATGCAATGCTGCCATTTTAACGTAAATAATAAATACGTAGCAGCTAAAAGCATCGAAAGTGAGAACTAAGAATCAAGTGCTCAGCTCCGGATTTTTTAACAGACCTTTTTTTTATTGTTGTTATTACAAACGGTCAAGTATTTTTATCAATTCTTTCAGAATTGATATTGTTGCAACCCTAACTGGTATGCCTACGCTATGAGCGATACACATTTATCAAGTCAAAAATTTGCTGATCTAGCTTTGGATCTTAAAGTAAAATCAGCCTTAAGTGAAAATGGATTCGAGTTTTGTACTCCAATTCAAGCTTTATCTTTACCTGTACTTCTTCAGACGAAAGACATTGCTGGTCAAGCACAGACCGGCACGGGTAAAACCATGGCCTTTTTGGTCGCTACTTTTAATCACTTGTTGACGACTCCAGCTCCAGAATCGCGTCAATTAAATCAGCCCCGTGCGATCATCATGGCGCCGACTCGTGAACTTGCGATTCAAATCGCCAAAGACGCCAAGCTGCTTTCAGACCACACAAAACTTAAAGTTGGGATTGTGTTCGGTGGTGAAAGCTACGATGTGCAGATGAAAGTGCTTGAAAAAGGCGTGGATATTCTTATTGGTACCACTGGGCGAATTATCGATTACGTTCGCCAAGGTGTGATCAGCTTAAGCGCGATCCAAGCGGTTGTGCTAGATGAAGCTGATCGTATGTTCGACTTAGGCTTTATAAAAGACATCCGTTTCTTATTTCGCAGAATGCCAGACTCAAAACAACGTTTAAATATGTTGTTTTCAGCGACATTGTCAATGAAAGTGCAAGAATTGGCTTACGATCATATGAATGATCCCGTTAAAGTCGAAATTGCTCCTGAAGAAAAAACCTCAAAAAACATCAAAGAAGAGTTATTTTATCCATCCGCAGAAGATAAAATTCCATTGCTCATGAGTTTGATTGAGGAAGATTGGCCAGAAAAAGCCATCGTGTTTGCGAACACTAAACACATCTGTGAAAAACTTTGGTCATGGCTTGAAGGCGATAAACACCGAGTGGGGCTACTTACCGGTGATGTGCCGCAAAAGAAGCGTTTACGCATTTTAGAGCAATTTACCAGTGGCAAAATTGATATTTTAGTGGCAACGGATGTGGCGGCGCGCGGGTTACACATTGCGGATGTATCGCACGTGTATAACTTTGATTTGCCCGATGACTGTGAAGATTATGTTCACCGTATCGGACGTACAGGTCGTGCCGGTCAAAAGGGGATTTCAGTGAGCTTTGCTTGTGAAGAATATGCTCTGAACCTGCCTGCGATTGAAGACTACATTCAGCATTCTATCCCAGTGACAGGCTATGCCCGTGATGCGTTATTGGATGATTTAGCTAAACCTGCTGCCATCCACCGTAAGCACGTACCGAGAACAACTCGAGAACGCAACTCAGGCTCTCGTCCTGGCGGCGCTCCACGAGGAAAAAGCCGCCCGCAGCGTCATGATCGGACTCGCAGACATTCATAAATGACTTCTCGATTTGCTGCTGCCATAACGCTTGGCTCTAATAGCTTTAATATGCTGGTTGCCCAGTTTGAATGTGGCCAGCCTAATGTTGTGGCAAAATACAAACGCAAAGTACGACTCGCCAACGGCATTAAAGCCGATGGTGAGTTAACACCAGAAGCTATGATTCGGGGGCTGGATTGTTTGGCCATGTTTGCTCAAAAGCTCAAACAGCATCAAATCCCGTCTGAACGAACTAAGATCATTGCGACAGCGACCTTAAGAAATGTTAGCAACGCTGACGATTTCAATGGGCAGGCGTTGGCTATCTTGGGACAACGTATTGAAATAATTTCTGGCGATCAAGAAGCCGAGCTTATTTATCAAGGGATGTTTCATACCACAGAAGGCGAATTTCGCCGTTTGGTTATCGACATTGGTGGTGGCAGTACCGAGTTCATTATCGGTGACGGTGACAAACTTTTGTATAAAACGAGCCTTCCGATAGGTTGTGTCAGTTATCAGCAGCCGTATTTTTCTCAATTCCCCTACCAAAAAGCGGATTTTGATAACGTGGTCACTCAAGTTCAACGTGTCTTATCACCTCATTTAGAGATGCTTAAATCCTATGGATGTTCTCGTGCCGTAGGCGCATCTGGAAGTGTTCAAACTTTGGTGGAATTGTTGAGATACCGTGGCTTTGACGAGGTCATAACATTAGCGTTCCTCAAGCAAATTAGAACTGAAATACTGCAACAAACATGTTCAACCTTAAGTAATATTGAAGGCTTAACACCTGAGCGAGCACCAACATTAGCGACGGGCGTCGCGATTATGTTGGCGCTGTTTGAGTTACTCGAAATCACTTCGATTAACCTGTCGGGCGGGGCGTTACGTGAAGGCGTACTTCATCAATTAGCCCAAACTTTACAAGGTTCAGTTAAGTAACTTCACTAAGTCTTCTTCTAGTGTTAACTCAGGTCGTTCGATGATACGACCAATTTCACTATCTTGTTGCTTAACGATATAAGTTGGTAAACGGCTAAATTCGTATTGAGCGGCCAGTCCTTGTACATCGACTTTTTGTTTATCTACGCCAAAATATTTCACTTGAATGTTTGCATTGCCAATGGCATTTATGATGGCGTTGAAGCGTGGAATATCACGATGGCAATCTGGACACCATGTGCCAATAATGACAACGATTTCTGTGGGCGTTTGAATTTGCTTAAGCGGCTCAATCACTGATAAGTTGACTTGATAGTTGCCGTCAAAGTCTGGAAATTTGGCTAATTCAGCGAGTAACTCAGTAAGGTTTAAAGCACCTGTTAACATGGTATTAAGGATCCAATCGAAAAGTTATGCTGCATTTTGAAGTAGGCTCGATATATACTCAAGCTTAGATTGAAAAGTGAACGACTTATCTGTGATTGGTATAATGTATCGCCAAGGAGTGCTGAGTGAAAATTGATGTGCCAGAGAACGCCACTAAGTGGCTTATCGACCAAGGGTGGAATGCAGAGCTTGCCTCTGTGTTGACTGCAGTTGCCATATTAACATTATCCGTTGTCTTTGTTTGGTTAATATATTTGCTTGCGAAACGGGTGCTTGTCAAAATGATCCATGCGCTGATCAAGCGCACGCGAGCCACTTGGGACGATGTGCTTATTCAATACAAAGTATTTGATAAATTGATCGTGATACTTCCTGTGTTGGTGTTGTCAGAGTTGATGTCTTATGTACTTTCAGAATACCCTTTGTTTGCTGCTGTGGCGCAACGTGGCCTGTATCTGATCAGTGTTATCCTTATTATTCGTTCGATTTATGCGGCTATGGATGCCGGTAATGCAATTGCTGATAGCCATCATTTAACCCGTCGTTTGCCAGTTAAAAGTTTTGTACAGCTCATTAAATTGTTTTTGTTCTTTGTCGGCATGATTTTAGCTGTAGCAGTGATTACTAAAGAGTCACCATTCTTCTTTCTCAGTGGCTTAGGTGTTGCGACGGGTTTAGTGATGTTGGTGTTCAGAGACACCATTTTGGGCTTTGTTGCTGGCATCCAACTTGCCGCAAACCGAATGGTAAGCTCTGGTGATTGGATCCAAATGGATAAATACGGCGCTGACGGAGCAGTAGTCGAAGTATCACTTACAACGGTAAAAGTTCAAAACTGGGACAACACCATTACCATGATCCCTGCTTATGCCCTCGTTTCAGACGCATTTCGCAATTGGCAAGGGATGTCAGAATCTGGTGGTCGACGGATAAAACGCGCTATTAATATCGAGATCAGTAGCGTGCGCTTTTTGACAGAACAAGACAAAGCAAAATTATTGAGTGTTAATCATCTCAAACAATACTTACCTAAGATTGAAGCCGAAATTAGTGAAATCAATGCACACACTAGCGATATTGATAACTTGGTGAATGGCCGTCGACTCACCAATTTAGGTACTCTTCGCGCCTATTTACGCGAGTATTTAGCCGATCATCAAAATGTTCACAAAGGGATGACCTTATTGGTGAGGCAATTGGCTCCGACTCAGACAGGGATACCGATTGAGTTGTATATTTTTACTAACGATACCCGTTGGGCGGTTTATGAAGATATTCAAGCCGATATTTTTGATCATATTTTTGCTATTCTGCCTGAATTTGACTTAAGAGCTTACCAAGCGCCATCAGGCGCAGATGTAAGACAGGTAGGTAAAATATAATGAATAGAATAGCAATTTACCCAGGTACGTTTGATCCTATCACTAACGGACATATGGACTTAATAAAGCGTGGTGCAAGCTTGTTTGATAAAGTGATCATTGGAGTTGCTAACAGTAGTGCTAAAAATCCAATGTTTGATCTTGAAGAACGCATTTCGTTAGTAAAAGAAGCTACAAAATCATTGTCCAGTCTAGAAGTGGTTGGTTTTTCCGGTTTGTTAGTGGATTTTGCTGACGAGTATCAGGCCACAGCATTACTGCGTGGTGTGAGAACGACGACAGATTTTGAGTATGAAATGGCATTGGCTAATATGAATCGAGCTTTAAGTAAAGAGTTTGAAACCGTACTACTGATGCCTAAAGCTGAGTTTGGGCATATATCCTCAACGTTGGTGAAGGATATTGCTCGCCATGGTGGCGATATCAGTCAATTTGTTCCGAAGGAAGTGAGTAAAGCTATACAGGCGTTCAGTTAAGCGATTCACTTTGAATCGCTAAATTATTCAAAGGGGAGAGGGTTATGGTTCTTTCCAATTGTTTTGGGGTTAATTGTAAGAAAAAAGAAATTAAAATTCGATTTAAACTGTGAGTATTTTCATGCGCATAAAGGCAATCGATCTCACCATCGAGCTTATCATCATCAGGCAAGTTAGCGATTAATTCATCAATGTTTTGTATGACAGACATATCATGTACATGGTGCTCAGAGACAATATTTTCAAACATGATGCCTTCGCCTGGCAGATAGTCTAATTTGACTAAAGTTTCACTTCTGATGCTCATTGCGGTTGGTGACGGCTTTAACGCGAAAATACGGTACTCATCACAAGGTAGCCGTGTACCAAAGAA contains:
- the trxA gene encoding thioredoxin TrxA, which codes for MSDKIIYLSDDSFENDVLKAEGLVLVDFWAEWCGPCKMIAPILDDIAEEYAGKLTVTKLNVDQNNQSPAKYGVRGIPTLLIFKNGELAATKVGALSKTQLKEFVDAQL
- the rhlB gene encoding ATP-dependent RNA helicase RhlB, whose protein sequence is MSDTHLSSQKFADLALDLKVKSALSENGFEFCTPIQALSLPVLLQTKDIAGQAQTGTGKTMAFLVATFNHLLTTPAPESRQLNQPRAIIMAPTRELAIQIAKDAKLLSDHTKLKVGIVFGGESYDVQMKVLEKGVDILIGTTGRIIDYVRQGVISLSAIQAVVLDEADRMFDLGFIKDIRFLFRRMPDSKQRLNMLFSATLSMKVQELAYDHMNDPVKVEIAPEEKTSKNIKEELFYPSAEDKIPLLMSLIEEDWPEKAIVFANTKHICEKLWSWLEGDKHRVGLLTGDVPQKKRLRILEQFTSGKIDILVATDVAARGLHIADVSHVYNFDLPDDCEDYVHRIGRTGRAGQKGISVSFACEEYALNLPAIEDYIQHSIPVTGYARDALLDDLAKPAAIHRKHVPRTTRERNSGSRPGGAPRGKSRPQRHDRTRRHS
- a CDS encoding mechanosensitive ion channel family protein; the encoded protein is MKIDVPENATKWLIDQGWNAELASVLTAVAILTLSVVFVWLIYLLAKRVLVKMIHALIKRTRATWDDVLIQYKVFDKLIVILPVLVLSELMSYVLSEYPLFAAVAQRGLYLISVILIIRSIYAAMDAGNAIADSHHLTRRLPVKSFVQLIKLFLFFVGMILAVAVITKESPFFFLSGLGVATGLVMLVFRDTILGFVAGIQLAANRMVSSGDWIQMDKYGADGAVVEVSLTTVKVQNWDNTITMIPAYALVSDAFRNWQGMSESGGRRIKRAINIEISSVRFLTEQDKAKLLSVNHLKQYLPKIEAEISEINAHTSDIDNLVNGRRLTNLGTLRAYLREYLADHQNVHKGMTLLVRQLAPTQTGIPIELYIFTNDTRWAVYEDIQADIFDHIFAILPEFDLRAYQAPSGADVRQVGKI
- a CDS encoding ISAs1 family transposase; its protein translation is MNTDLSLIMDVMKEIEQIEDHRVEANKEYDLADIIFLTIAAVLCGATGWKAINIFGEAQLDWLRQYRPFSNGIPTRHSIGRIIRGVKAESMMSCFINFSNTLRERDGKEHISFDGKVACGSKHGDNVAALQLMTAMVVDNGLIIRQKETSTKTNEIPVMQSMLKHMDIENAVITADAMHCQKETTALIREGKGDYVLQVKKNQGKLLAEIEAYFHKCYRDTPELLKKNHFTELDGEHGRINERHYRLLPITNWFDETAKFVGSHAVVEVTRMRELKNKSSQETSYYITSLASDVKDIAKYIRKHWAIENSQHWVLDVTFKEDACKIYADDGAKNLATIRRKILNLVKSHSSKDSVAGKMQRACWDAKFRAEILFGEYFIKA
- the rho gene encoding transcription termination factor Rho — translated: MNLSELKETPISKLVELAESMKLENMARARKQDIIFAILKAHAKSGEDIFGGGVLEILQDGFGFLRSAGGSYLAGPDDIYVSPSQIRRFNMRTGDTIFGKIRPPKEGERYFALLKVNEVNFDKPENSRSKILFENLTPLHADERIRMERGNGSTEDITARILDLCSPIGKGQRGLIVAPPKAGKTLLLQNIAQSITHNNPDVLLMVLLIDERPEEVTEMQRLVKGEVIASTFDEPASRHVQVAEMVIEKAKRLVEHKKDVVILLDSITRLARAYNTVIPSSGKVLTGGVDANALHRPKRFFGAARNIEFGGSLTIIATALVDTGSKMDEVIYEEFKGTGNQELHLSRKAAERRVFPAIDFNRSGTRREEKLTTPDELQKMWILRKILNPMDEVGAMEFLIDKLALTKTNDEFFTAMKRAKS
- a CDS encoding group II intron maturase-specific domain-containing protein codes for the protein MNEFDFLGFNFQRITGLIKGTSYIKIQASKKSQTKLKNKIRDIVKHRTSNTLGVLINKVNQVLRGWKHYFGGIGYPRGVFFRINGFVVNRFYRWHRRLSQRRSKYLSRGAYEKLRQAGLEYLPTTR
- a CDS encoding exopolyphosphatase, with the translated sequence MTSRFAAAITLGSNSFNMLVAQFECGQPNVVAKYKRKVRLANGIKADGELTPEAMIRGLDCLAMFAQKLKQHQIPSERTKIIATATLRNVSNADDFNGQALAILGQRIEIISGDQEAELIYQGMFHTTEGEFRRLVIDIGGGSTEFIIGDGDKLLYKTSLPIGCVSYQQPYFSQFPYQKADFDNVVTQVQRVLSPHLEMLKSYGCSRAVGASGSVQTLVELLRYRGFDEVITLAFLKQIRTEILQQTCSTLSNIEGLTPERAPTLATGVAIMLALFELLEITSINLSGGALREGVLHQLAQTLQGSVK
- a CDS encoding thioredoxin family protein, yielding MLTGALNLTELLAELAKFPDFDGNYQVNLSVIEPLKQIQTPTEIVVIIGTWCPDCHRDIPRFNAIINAIGNANIQVKYFGVDKQKVDVQGLAAQYEFSRLPTYIVKQQDSEIGRIIERPELTLEEDLVKLLN
- the coaD gene encoding pantetheine-phosphate adenylyltransferase; amino-acid sequence: MNRIAIYPGTFDPITNGHMDLIKRGASLFDKVIIGVANSSAKNPMFDLEERISLVKEATKSLSSLEVVGFSGLLVDFADEYQATALLRGVRTTTDFEYEMALANMNRALSKEFETVLLMPKAEFGHISSTLVKDIARHGGDISQFVPKEVSKAIQAFS